Proteins encoded by one window of Bradyrhizobium sp. B097:
- a CDS encoding alpha/beta fold hydrolase, with translation MTTSRDYEVFEAGKVTLQGGALFPQLALAYQTYGMLNAAKDNVILYPTSFAAQHTDIEWLLQPGGALDPERYFIIIANLFGNGLSSSPSNSSEVLGGAPFPAFTCHDAVAIQRRLLVERFGVTRLALVYGWSMGGMQAYHWAARYPDMVERAAVVCGSARCSPYNHVFLEGVKGALTADPGYQDGRFVAKPTAGLRAMGRVYAGWAMSHEFYREETWREAGFNSLEDYLAGSWDGAFARRDANNLLAQIAIWQAGDISRCDEFGGDFDRALAAIKADVLLMPGRTDRYFDPRDNEDELGRLVNARSAALHPIPSIHGHRAGNPVNNAEDRAFINAEISALLQR, from the coding sequence ATGACCACGTCACGCGACTATGAGGTGTTCGAGGCAGGCAAGGTGACCTTGCAGGGCGGCGCCCTGTTTCCGCAGCTTGCGCTCGCCTACCAGACCTACGGCATGCTGAACGCGGCCAAGGACAACGTCATCCTCTATCCGACGTCGTTCGCCGCACAGCACACCGACATCGAATGGCTGTTGCAGCCGGGCGGGGCGCTCGATCCCGAGCGCTACTTCATCATCATCGCGAACCTGTTCGGCAACGGCCTGTCATCCTCGCCGTCGAATTCGAGCGAGGTGCTCGGCGGCGCACCGTTTCCCGCCTTTACCTGTCATGACGCGGTCGCCATCCAGCGGCGGCTGCTGGTCGAGCGGTTTGGCGTGACCAGGCTCGCGCTGGTCTACGGCTGGTCGATGGGCGGCATGCAGGCCTATCACTGGGCCGCGCGCTATCCTGACATGGTCGAACGCGCGGCGGTGGTCTGCGGCAGCGCGCGGTGCTCGCCGTATAATCATGTCTTCCTCGAAGGCGTGAAGGGCGCGCTGACCGCCGATCCCGGTTATCAGGATGGCCGCTTCGTCGCCAAGCCGACAGCGGGCCTTCGCGCGATGGGGCGCGTCTATGCCGGCTGGGCGATGTCGCACGAGTTCTATCGCGAGGAGACCTGGCGCGAGGCCGGCTTCAACTCGTTGGAAGACTACCTCGCGGGATCGTGGGACGGTGCCTTCGCGCGGCGCGATGCCAATAATCTGCTGGCGCAGATTGCGATCTGGCAGGCCGGCGATATCAGCCGCTGCGACGAATTCGGCGGTGACTTCGACCGCGCATTGGCCGCGATCAAGGCAGACGTGCTGCTGATGCCAGGACGCACCGATCGTTATTTCGATCCGCGCGACAACGAGGATGAGCTCGGCCGCCTGGTCAACGCCCGCTCCGCGGCGCTGCATCCGATCCCCTCGATCCATGGGCACCGGGCCGGCAATCCCGTCAACAACGCCGAAGACCGCGCCTTCATCAACGCCGAAATCTCGGCGCTCTTGCAACGCTGA
- a CDS encoding fatty acid desaturase, whose translation MSTAETSDAGPRLKPLNPLTLRDLSTKSNLAGAVRAASHYGMIAVVGALIWLVSSHYGLPWASPLIAIQGYFVAFLFMVVHETAHKTAFRSHALNLVVGNLSAFMIGLPYQYYCLFHWDHHRYTQDPEKDPELIVGPKPASDTQLAIAYSGLLQVLVRIRLMFRHALTGKVIVPWIPQHKRASIVLESRLYLAGYLLLLAASLALHSAILLFVWIVPLLAGQLILRPYLYAEHTGCERTRSAFENTRTTMTGRIMKWFAWNMPYHVEHHAYPTVPFHALPKLNAIVDGHIVYRGSNYRAVTQETWAWFRRQRQRSV comes from the coding sequence ATGAGCACCGCAGAGACCAGTGACGCCGGACCTCGCCTGAAGCCGCTCAACCCGCTGACCTTGCGCGACCTGTCGACCAAGTCGAACCTTGCCGGTGCGGTGCGCGCGGCCAGCCATTACGGGATGATCGCTGTGGTCGGCGCGCTGATCTGGTTGGTCTCATCGCATTACGGTTTGCCATGGGCGTCGCCGCTGATTGCCATCCAGGGCTATTTCGTCGCGTTCCTGTTCATGGTGGTGCACGAGACCGCGCACAAGACGGCGTTTCGCAGTCACGCACTCAATCTTGTGGTCGGCAACCTGTCGGCCTTCATGATCGGATTGCCTTACCAATATTACTGCCTGTTTCACTGGGACCACCATCGCTACACCCAGGATCCGGAGAAGGACCCGGAGCTGATCGTCGGTCCCAAGCCCGCGTCGGACACCCAGCTCGCAATCGCCTATTCGGGACTGTTGCAGGTGCTGGTCCGGATCCGGCTGATGTTTCGGCATGCACTCACCGGGAAGGTGATCGTGCCGTGGATTCCGCAGCACAAGCGCGCCTCGATCGTGCTGGAGTCGAGGCTTTATCTCGCGGGTTACCTGCTGTTGCTGGCGGCATCGCTCGCGCTGCACAGCGCGATCCTGCTCTTTGTGTGGATCGTGCCGCTGCTCGCCGGCCAGCTCATCCTGCGCCCGTATCTCTACGCAGAACACACCGGTTGCGAGCGGACGCGGAGCGCATTCGAGAACACCCGCACCACGATGACGGGCCGGATCATGAAATGGTTCGCTTGGAACATGCCCTACCATGTCGAGCACCACGCCTATCCGACGGTGCCGTTCCATGCGTTGCCGAAGCTGAACGCGATCGTCGATGGCCACATCGTGTATCGCGGCAGCAACTACCGCGCCGTGACGCAAGAGACCTGGGCCTGGTTCCGCCGTCAGCGGCAACGCTCGGTTTGA
- a CDS encoding TetR/AcrR family transcriptional regulator, producing the protein MAGSKAETEDTATGRRGRPRSAATTAAILHSAYSLMATTGLAATTIDAIARHSNVSKMTIYKWWPSREALLIDAFLDQASRAVPLPEAGHPVARIRRHVATYVEALQGEFGRVQLAVISECISQTGTAELFYERYLGLRRSRMLEIIAAGQKDGSIGAPGVPGDIYDAIYGSLFYRYVFGIKPLTPAYARNLVNLVLRPHADA; encoded by the coding sequence ATGGCGGGAAGCAAGGCGGAGACGGAGGATACGGCAACGGGTCGGCGCGGCCGGCCACGCTCCGCCGCGACCACGGCCGCGATCCTGCACAGCGCTTATAGCCTGATGGCGACCACCGGCCTTGCCGCCACCACCATCGACGCGATCGCCAGACATTCCAACGTCTCGAAGATGACGATCTACAAATGGTGGCCATCGCGCGAGGCCTTGCTGATCGATGCCTTCCTCGACCAGGCCTCGCGGGCGGTGCCGCTGCCGGAAGCGGGCCATCCGGTGGCCCGCATCCGCCGTCATGTCGCGACCTATGTCGAGGCGTTGCAGGGCGAGTTCGGGCGGGTGCAGCTCGCGGTGATCTCCGAATGCATCTCGCAGACCGGCACGGCGGAATTGTTCTACGAGCGCTACCTCGGCCTTCGTCGCAGCCGGATGCTGGAAATCATCGCTGCCGGCCAGAAGGACGGCAGCATTGGCGCGCCGGGCGTACCCGGCGATATCTATGACGCGATCTACGGCAGCCTGTTCTATCGCTATGTCTTCGGCATCAAGCCGCTGACGCCGGCCTATGCCCGCAACCTCGTCAATCTGGTGCTGCGGCCGCACGCCGACGCGTGA
- a CDS encoding histone deacetylase family protein codes for MKAVYSDLHRSHDPQFFLVRGVVQRTTEQPERADRLLAGLKAGKHTLIEPTTFGQGPRARVHSPEYLSFLADAWDEWSALGNAGPEMIANMHPVRNAGTYPTHIVGKLGWHTVDTAAPIGPGTWAGACASSDVAVTAAQMVLDGEDAVYALCRPPGHHAYRDLAGGFCFLNNSAIAAEHLRQKHERVAILDVDVHHGNGTQGIFYERPDVFTVSIHADPSFFYPFVWGYAHERGAGPGLGTNLNIPLAKGTGDDDYIKSLAAAEKAIRSFAPTALVVALGLDASEKDPLAGLAVTTDGFRRIGEALARLGLPTVLVQEGGYLSDILGANLTAVLGGFEAAR; via the coding sequence GTGAAGGCCGTCTACAGTGATCTGCACCGCAGCCACGATCCGCAATTCTTCCTGGTCCGCGGTGTGGTCCAGCGCACCACCGAGCAGCCCGAGCGCGCCGACCGGCTGCTGGCGGGCCTGAAGGCCGGCAAGCACACGCTGATCGAGCCGACCACATTCGGGCAGGGGCCGCGGGCGCGGGTGCACAGTCCGGAATATCTGAGCTTTCTCGCTGATGCCTGGGACGAATGGTCGGCGCTCGGCAATGCCGGACCGGAGATGATCGCGAACATGCACCCGGTGCGCAACGCCGGCACCTATCCCACCCACATCGTCGGCAAGCTCGGCTGGCACACGGTCGACACCGCGGCGCCGATCGGCCCCGGCACCTGGGCCGGCGCCTGCGCCTCCAGCGACGTCGCGGTTACCGCGGCGCAGATGGTGCTCGACGGCGAGGACGCCGTCTACGCGCTGTGCCGTCCGCCTGGTCACCACGCCTATCGCGATCTCGCCGGCGGCTTCTGCTTCCTCAACAACAGCGCGATCGCGGCCGAGCATCTGCGCCAGAAGCACGAGCGTGTCGCGATCCTCGATGTCGACGTGCATCACGGCAACGGCACGCAAGGCATCTTCTACGAGCGGCCGGACGTCTTCACGGTCTCGATCCACGCCGATCCGTCGTTCTTCTACCCCTTCGTCTGGGGCTATGCACATGAGCGCGGCGCCGGGCCCGGCCTCGGCACCAATCTCAACATTCCCCTCGCCAAGGGCACCGGCGACGACGACTACATCAAGTCGCTCGCGGCGGCGGAGAAGGCGATCCGCTCCTTCGCGCCGACCGCGCTTGTGGTCGCGCTCGGCCTCGACGCCTCCGAGAAGGACCCGCTCGCGGGCCTCGCCGTCACCACCGACGGCTTCCGGCGGATCGGCGAGGCGCTGGCCCGGCTCGGCCTGCCGACCGTGCTGGTGCAGGAGGGCGGCTATCTCTCCGATATCCTCGGCGCCAACCTGACGGCGGTGCTCGGCGGATTCGAAGCCGCGCGCTAG
- a CDS encoding Gfo/Idh/MocA family oxidoreductase, whose amino-acid sequence MSDLLRIAIVGFGEIACRQHVPAIAKTSGAALVAVADPAKSPSGLPHFRDLQELLRDGPEIDAVALCTPPQARHAQAAAALAAGKHVLLEKPPGSTLSELTPLIAAAGEAGRTLFAAWHSRYAPAVGPARKLLAGRAINKVTVIWKEDVRVWHPGQAWIFEAGGFGVFDPGINALSILTEILPRSVFVRSAVLDFPSNRETPIAAAVELSDESGLPIHAEFDFRQTGPPSWDILCETETGSVTLSKGGRQLRDGSRLVVDATDEEYPALYRRFVALTSDGKSEVDLAPLRLVADSFMLGRRRPVEAFED is encoded by the coding sequence ATGAGCGATCTGCTTCGTATCGCCATCGTCGGTTTCGGGGAGATCGCGTGCCGGCAGCACGTGCCTGCGATCGCGAAGACATCAGGCGCCGCACTCGTCGCGGTGGCCGATCCGGCCAAGAGCCCATCCGGCCTGCCGCATTTCCGCGATTTGCAGGAGTTGTTGCGCGACGGGCCGGAGATCGATGCCGTTGCGCTGTGCACGCCGCCGCAGGCGCGTCACGCGCAGGCCGCCGCGGCGCTAGCCGCAGGCAAGCATGTCCTGCTGGAGAAGCCACCTGGGTCTACGTTAAGCGAACTCACGCCGTTGATCGCGGCCGCGGGCGAGGCGGGCCGGACATTGTTTGCGGCATGGCACTCGCGCTACGCACCCGCGGTCGGACCGGCGCGGAAATTGCTCGCCGGCCGCGCGATCAACAAGGTGACCGTCATCTGGAAGGAAGACGTCCGCGTCTGGCATCCAGGCCAGGCGTGGATCTTCGAGGCGGGTGGCTTCGGTGTGTTCGATCCCGGCATCAACGCACTGTCGATCCTGACCGAGATCCTGCCGCGTTCGGTCTTTGTCAGAAGCGCGGTCCTGGACTTTCCCTCCAATCGGGAGACGCCGATTGCCGCAGCAGTCGAGCTGTCCGATGAGAGCGGCCTGCCGATCCACGCCGAATTCGATTTTCGCCAGACCGGGCCGCCGAGCTGGGACATCCTGTGCGAGACCGAGACCGGGTCTGTGACGCTGTCGAAAGGCGGACGGCAGCTGCGCGACGGCAGCAGGTTGGTGGTCGATGCCACGGACGAGGAATATCCCGCGCTGTACCGCCGCTTTGTCGCGCTGACGTCGGACGGAAAATCCGAGGTCGACCTCGCGCCCTTGCGGCTCGTCGCCGATAGCTTCATGCTGGGCCGACGGCGCCCTGTCGAGGCGTTCGAGGACTGA
- a CDS encoding aldose epimerase family protein gives MTSAGIARAPFGTLPDGTVVDRVTLRDEHGFEASILPFGATLQALLAPDRGGHCDDVVLGHDAFDGYLAQRKFFGATIGRYANRIAAARFMLDGETVKLDANNGPNALHGGLQGFDRKLWRIAELSDEPGPTLVLERESPHGEEGYPGNLQTRVTYRVGDPMELSITYEATTDRPTYVNLTNHSFFNLDGARSGTQILDHLLTIASDHFLAVDATAIPLSGLPRPVDGTPFDFRKPTEIGARIRMNDEQLRLGRGYDHNFCLAVGTGLRFAARLEAPHSGRVMELFTDQPGLQFYSGNFLDGSSAGKGDLLYRQSDALCLEPHAWPDTPNRPDFPPARLDPGQIYRRTAVYRFSTM, from the coding sequence ATGACATCAGCCGGCATTGCTCGCGCGCCCTTCGGCACGTTGCCCGACGGCACCGTGGTCGACCGCGTGACGCTGCGCGACGAACACGGCTTTGAGGCCAGCATCCTTCCCTTCGGCGCCACGCTGCAGGCGCTGCTCGCGCCCGATCGCGGCGGGCATTGCGACGACGTCGTGCTTGGCCACGACGCGTTCGACGGCTATCTCGCGCAGCGCAAATTCTTCGGCGCGACCATCGGGCGCTACGCCAACCGGATCGCCGCCGCGCGCTTCATGCTCGATGGCGAGACGGTGAAACTCGACGCCAACAACGGCCCCAACGCGCTGCATGGCGGCTTGCAGGGCTTTGATCGCAAGCTGTGGCGGATCGCCGAACTATCAGATGAACCAGGGCCGACGCTGGTGCTGGAGCGCGAAAGCCCGCATGGCGAAGAGGGCTACCCGGGCAATCTTCAGACGCGGGTGACCTATCGCGTGGGCGACCCGATGGAACTCTCGATCACCTATGAGGCGACCACCGACCGGCCGACATACGTCAACCTCACCAATCACAGCTTCTTCAATCTCGACGGCGCGCGCTCAGGCACGCAGATCCTCGATCATCTTTTGACGATCGCTTCCGATCATTTCCTCGCGGTCGACGCCACCGCGATCCCGCTATCGGGCCTGCCGCGGCCGGTTGACGGCACGCCGTTCGACTTTCGCAAGCCCACCGAGATCGGCGCGCGGATCAGGATGAACGACGAGCAGCTGCGGCTCGGGCGCGGCTATGACCACAATTTCTGTCTGGCCGTGGGGACTGGCCTTCGCTTCGCCGCGCGCCTCGAGGCGCCGCACAGCGGCCGTGTGATGGAGCTGTTCACCGATCAGCCGGGGTTGCAGTTCTATTCCGGCAATTTCCTCGATGGCTCGAGCGCCGGCAAGGGCGATCTGCTCTATCGCCAATCCGATGCGCTATGTCTCGAGCCGCACGCCTGGCCGGATACGCCGAACCGGCCCGACTTCCCGCCGGCGCGGCTCGATCCCGGACAGATCTATCGGCGTACCGCAGTTTATCGATTCTCGACCATGTGA
- a CDS encoding SMP-30/gluconolactonase/LRE family protein, with translation MEEVPTSVLLAERCHLGEGPTYDALADTAWWFDIRERRLFEHRLASGRTVIHELPYMASALARIDGERQLILTENGLYVRQVASGRMELFVALEADNPATRSNDARVHPSGTFWLGTMGRQAEQGAGAIYALHRGRITRLYPGITIPNAICFSLAGDVGYFADTATNVLHRVPLDPSTGLPTGEPIDLIRHQGTGGLDGAIVDADGKIWNARWGGGCVDVYDPSGRHLRMLRVPAKQSSCPAFVGRDFSRVLVTSAWQDMDEAQRAADPGHGQTFLLDAAARGRAEPDVKLS, from the coding sequence ATCGAAGAGGTGCCGACATCCGTGCTGTTGGCCGAGCGCTGTCATCTCGGCGAGGGCCCGACCTATGACGCGTTAGCCGACACCGCCTGGTGGTTCGACATCCGCGAGCGTCGCCTGTTCGAGCACCGTTTAGCGAGCGGCCGCACCGTCATTCACGAGCTGCCGTACATGGCGAGCGCGTTGGCGCGGATCGATGGCGAGCGACAGCTGATCCTCACCGAAAATGGGCTTTACGTCCGGCAGGTCGCCAGCGGGCGCATGGAGCTGTTCGTCGCGCTCGAAGCCGACAATCCGGCGACGCGCTCCAATGATGCGCGCGTGCATCCGTCGGGCACCTTCTGGCTCGGCACAATGGGGCGTCAAGCCGAGCAGGGCGCCGGCGCGATCTACGCGCTGCACCGGGGCCGCATCACGCGGCTCTATCCCGGGATCACGATCCCCAATGCGATCTGTTTTTCGCTCGCAGGCGACGTCGGCTATTTCGCCGATACCGCGACCAATGTGCTGCATCGCGTGCCGCTCGATCCATCGACTGGACTGCCGACGGGCGAACCGATCGACTTGATCAGACATCAAGGCACCGGCGGGCTCGACGGTGCGATTGTCGATGCCGATGGAAAGATCTGGAACGCGCGCTGGGGCGGTGGCTGCGTCGATGTCTACGACCCCAGCGGCCGGCACCTGCGCATGCTGAGGGTGCCGGCGAAGCAGTCGAGCTGCCCGGCCTTTGTCGGCCGCGATTTCTCGCGCGTGCTGGTCACCTCGGCCTGGCAGGACATGGACGAGGCACAGCGCGCGGCCGATCCCGGCCATGGTCAAACCTTTCTGCTCGATGCCGCGGCACGCGGCCGTGCCGAGCCTGACGTCAAACTGTCCTGA
- a CDS encoding TetR/AcrR family transcriptional regulator, protein MVRKPAKSGMKADAKAASTRKPNMREAILAAAEELFSTYGFNAVSVRDIAQAAGANPGSVTYHFKTKDGLLLEIYRRHCGPMNRRRSELLAAARRVRDLQDRLEAIVRAYVLPAFTSGSDLAGGGTRFTRLRAIMSAEGNEVVRKIIAQTFDDTSHAFIDAIHDSLPHVPRTDLVWRGHFLLGALYYTLVTPERVSRLSRGSADGTDAGHAVEELVRATVAALQAAPVDQPTPVPRKASGVNPGRALT, encoded by the coding sequence ATGGTCCGTAAACCTGCCAAGTCCGGCATGAAGGCCGACGCCAAGGCCGCCAGCACCCGCAAGCCGAACATGCGCGAGGCGATCCTCGCCGCGGCGGAGGAATTGTTCTCGACCTACGGCTTCAACGCCGTCTCGGTACGCGACATCGCGCAGGCAGCCGGCGCCAATCCCGGCAGCGTGACCTATCACTTCAAGACCAAGGACGGCCTGCTGCTGGAGATCTATCGGCGGCATTGCGGCCCGATGAACCGGCGGCGCTCGGAGCTCCTGGCGGCGGCGCGGCGGGTCCGCGACCTGCAGGACCGGCTGGAGGCGATCGTGCGCGCCTATGTGCTGCCGGCCTTCACCTCGGGCAGCGATCTCGCCGGCGGCGGAACGCGGTTCACGCGATTGCGCGCGATCATGTCGGCCGAGGGCAACGAGGTCGTGCGCAAGATCATCGCGCAGACCTTCGACGACACCAGCCATGCCTTCATCGACGCGATCCATGACAGCCTGCCGCACGTTCCGCGCACCGATCTGGTCTGGCGCGGCCACTTCCTGCTCGGCGCGCTCTACTACACGCTCGTGACGCCGGAGCGCGTCTCGCGCCTGTCGCGCGGCAGCGCCGACGGCACCGATGCCGGTCATGCCGTCGAGGAGCTGGTGCGCGCGACGGTTGCGGCGCTGCAAGCCGCGCCGGTCGATCAACCAACACCTGTGCCGCGCAAGGCGTCGGGCGTGAATCCAGGGCGCGCGCTGACCTGA
- a CDS encoding DUF1932 domain-containing protein yields MTISSDPRQWQVGMLGYGEVGRILAEDLRQQGIKVAAYDIKLDRAEGAALRAHAAETGVALAQSHADLAARADFTISAVTASQAVPVAEACAPAIRNGAWFLDFNSASPGAKQRAAAHIDGAGGRYVEGAVMTSLPPYRIKVPLLLGGRGARELAPLLVALGFTAKVASDELGVSSAVKMCRSIMIKGLEAMVIESFTTARAYGVEDAVLASLKETFPGIDWEKQGAYFFQRVIEHGRRRAEEVREVAETVREAGLTPWSASGTAERQGWIADLADDGVFGPKGTPEFARSADWRTEADRILARIKS; encoded by the coding sequence ATGACAATCTCCAGCGATCCGCGGCAGTGGCAGGTCGGCATGCTCGGTTATGGCGAGGTCGGACGCATCCTCGCCGAAGACCTGCGCCAGCAGGGCATCAAGGTCGCCGCCTACGACATCAAGCTCGACCGCGCGGAGGGCGCGGCGCTGCGCGCGCACGCGGCGGAGACCGGCGTCGCGCTCGCGCAGTCCCACGCCGATCTCGCGGCGCGGGCCGATTTCACCATCTCGGCGGTGACGGCAAGCCAGGCGGTGCCGGTAGCCGAGGCCTGCGCGCCCGCGATCCGGAACGGCGCCTGGTTTCTCGATTTCAATTCAGCCTCGCCCGGCGCCAAGCAGCGCGCGGCGGCCCACATCGATGGCGCCGGCGGCCGCTATGTCGAGGGCGCGGTGATGACCTCGCTGCCGCCCTACCGGATCAAGGTGCCGCTGCTCCTCGGCGGCCGCGGTGCGCGCGAGCTGGCGCCGCTGCTGGTGGCGCTCGGCTTCACGGCGAAGGTGGCGAGCGACGAGCTTGGCGTGTCCTCGGCGGTCAAGATGTGCCGTAGCATCATGATCAAGGGCCTTGAGGCCATGGTGATCGAGAGCTTTACCACCGCACGCGCCTATGGCGTCGAGGATGCGGTGCTCGCCTCGCTCAAGGAGACCTTTCCAGGCATCGATTGGGAGAAGCAGGGCGCCTATTTCTTCCAGCGGGTGATCGAGCATGGCCGGCGGCGTGCCGAGGAGGTGCGCGAGGTGGCGGAGACCGTGCGCGAAGCCGGACTGACGCCGTGGTCCGCGTCCGGCACCGCCGAGCGGCAGGGCTGGATCGCCGATCTTGCCGATGACGGCGTGTTCGGGCCCAAGGGAACGCCGGAATTCGCCCGCAGCGCCGATTGGCGCACCGAGGCCGACCGGATTCTCGCGCGCATCAAGTCCTGA